A genome region from Dickeya dadantii NCPPB 898 includes the following:
- the mukB gene encoding chromosome partition protein MukB → MIERGKFRSLTLVNWNGFFARTFDLDELVTTLSGGNGAGKSTTMAAFITALIPDLTLLHFRNTTEAGATSGSRDKGLHGKLRAGVCYSVLDVVNSRHQRVLVGVRLQQVAGRDRKVDIKPFTIQGLPVAVSPTQILTQTVGERQARVLSLQDVKDRLDEYEGVQFKQFNSITDYHSLMFDLGVVPRRLRSASDRSKFYRLIEASLYGGISSAITRSLRDYLLPENSGVRKAFQDMEAALRENRMTLEAIRVTQSDRDLFKHLISEATSYVAADYMRHANERRIHLDGSLALRRELFASRKQLITEQTRHVEMARELQEQSGAESDLETDYQAASDHLNLVQTAMRQQEKIERYNADLEELSYRLEEQNEVVEEARDQLEESEARADAAEQEVDELKSQLADYQQALDVQQTRAIQYNQAQQALERARSLCQVPELTPDNADEWLDSFQAKEQEATELLLMLEQKLSVADAANSQFEQAYQLVCRIAGSISRSEAWDVARDLLRDSSSQRYLAEQVQPLRMRLSELEQRQREQQDAERLLQEFVKRSGQDYQPEDLDDLQQELEARIEDLSVRVSEAGEHRLALRQELEQIQQRITQLTARAPVWLAAQEALTQLGEQSGENFADSQQVTEFMQQLLERERETTVERDSVAVRKQQVDAQIERLSQPGGSEDPRLNALAERFGGVLLSEIYDDVTLDDAPYFSALYGPARHAIVVADLSLVREQLAGLDDCPEDLYLIEGDPQSFDDSVFEAEELEKAVVVKIAERQWRYSRFPEVPLFGRAAREQRLEGLREEREQLAEQYATLSFDVQKIQRLHQAFSRFIGSHLAVVFESDPEAEMRQIGSRRSELERAISNFDNENQQQRQQYEQAKEQAGMLNRLIPRISLLCDDALADRVEALREELDEAEEAARFMQQHGASLVKLEPLAAVLQNDPQQHEQMREDYAQAQAAQRAAKQQAFALTEVVQRRAHFSYTDSAGMLNANADLNDKLRQRLEQAEQERTRAREQLRQQQAQLTQYSQLQASLKSSYDAKRDMLKELTQELSDIGVRADADAEARARQRRDELHAALSANRSRRNQLEKQITFCEAEMDGLQKKLRKLERDYHVMREQVVTAKAGWCAVMRLVKDNGVERRLHRRELAYMNGDDLRSMSDKALGALRQAVADNEHLRDVLRMSEDPKRPERKVQFYIAVYQHLRERIRQDIIRTDDPVEAIEQMEIELNRLTEELTAREKTLAISSRSVANIIRKTIQREQNRIRMLNQGLQAVAFGQVKSVRLNVNVRETHTTLLNVLSEQQELHQDLFNSTRLTFSEALAKLYQRLNPEIDMGQRTPQTIGEELLDYRNYLEMEVEVNRGADGWLRAESGALSTGEAIGTGMSILVMVVQSWEEESRRLRGKDISPCRLLFLDEAARLDAKSIATLFELCERLEMQLIIAAPENISPEKGTTYKLVRKVFQNHEHVHVVGLRGFGAETKENLPTP, encoded by the coding sequence ATGATTGAACGCGGTAAATTTCGCTCACTGACGCTGGTTAACTGGAACGGTTTCTTTGCCCGCACCTTTGATCTGGACGAACTGGTTACCACCCTGTCCGGGGGCAACGGCGCCGGGAAATCCACCACTATGGCGGCGTTTATCACCGCGCTGATCCCGGACCTGACGCTGCTGCACTTCCGTAATACCACGGAAGCGGGCGCCACCAGCGGTTCCCGCGACAAGGGGCTGCACGGCAAGCTGCGCGCCGGCGTCTGTTACTCGGTGCTGGACGTGGTCAACTCCCGCCATCAGCGTGTGCTGGTCGGGGTTCGGTTGCAGCAGGTCGCCGGGCGCGACCGCAAGGTCGATATCAAACCCTTCACCATTCAGGGATTGCCGGTCGCCGTCTCGCCGACGCAAATCCTCACCCAGACGGTGGGCGAGCGTCAGGCGCGGGTCTTGTCATTGCAGGACGTGAAAGACCGGCTCGACGAGTACGAAGGCGTCCAGTTCAAGCAGTTCAACTCCATCACCGATTACCATTCGCTGATGTTTGACCTTGGCGTCGTGCCGCGTCGGCTGCGTTCGGCATCGGACCGTAGCAAGTTCTACCGCCTGATCGAAGCCTCGCTGTACGGCGGGATTTCCAGCGCCATCACCCGCTCGTTGCGCGATTACCTGTTGCCGGAAAACAGCGGGGTGCGCAAAGCCTTCCAGGATATGGAAGCCGCGCTGCGCGAAAACCGCATGACGCTGGAAGCGATTCGCGTTACCCAGTCGGACCGCGACCTGTTCAAGCACCTGATTTCCGAGGCCACCTCCTACGTGGCGGCGGATTACATGCGCCACGCCAACGAGCGCCGTATTCATCTGGATGGCTCGCTGGCGCTGAGACGTGAACTGTTCGCCAGCCGCAAGCAGTTGATTACCGAGCAGACCCGTCATGTGGAAATGGCGCGTGAGCTGCAAGAGCAAAGCGGCGCCGAAAGCGATCTGGAAACCGATTATCAGGCCGCCAGCGATCACCTCAATCTGGTGCAGACCGCGATGCGTCAGCAGGAGAAGATCGAGCGTTACAACGCCGATCTGGAAGAGCTGAGCTACCGACTGGAAGAGCAAAACGAGGTGGTGGAAGAGGCGCGCGATCAACTGGAAGAGAGCGAAGCCCGCGCTGATGCCGCTGAGCAGGAAGTGGACGAACTGAAAAGCCAACTGGCCGACTACCAGCAGGCGCTGGACGTGCAGCAGACGCGCGCCATTCAGTACAACCAGGCGCAGCAGGCGCTGGAGCGCGCCCGCAGCCTGTGCCAGGTGCCGGAACTGACGCCGGACAACGCCGATGAATGGCTAGACAGCTTCCAGGCCAAAGAGCAGGAAGCCACCGAACTGCTGTTGATGCTGGAGCAGAAACTGAGCGTGGCGGACGCCGCCAACAGCCAGTTCGAACAGGCGTACCAACTGGTGTGCCGCATTGCCGGCAGCATCAGCCGCAGCGAAGCCTGGGACGTGGCCCGCGACCTGCTGCGCGACAGTTCTTCCCAGCGTTATCTGGCCGAGCAGGTGCAGCCGCTGCGCATGCGGCTGTCGGAGCTGGAGCAACGCCAGCGCGAGCAGCAGGACGCCGAGCGTCTGTTGCAGGAGTTCGTTAAGCGCAGCGGTCAGGACTACCAGCCGGAAGATCTCGACGACCTGCAGCAGGAGCTGGAAGCCCGTATCGAAGACCTGTCCGTCCGCGTGTCGGAAGCCGGCGAGCACCGTCTGGCGCTGCGTCAGGAACTGGAACAAATTCAACAGCGTATCACGCAGCTGACCGCCCGCGCGCCGGTATGGCTGGCGGCGCAGGAAGCCCTGACCCAGCTTGGCGAGCAGAGCGGCGAAAACTTTGCCGACAGTCAGCAGGTCACCGAATTCATGCAGCAACTGCTGGAGCGTGAACGTGAAACCACGGTGGAGCGCGACAGCGTGGCGGTGCGCAAGCAGCAGGTGGATGCGCAGATTGAGCGCCTGAGCCAGCCGGGCGGTTCCGAAGATCCGCGCCTTAACGCGCTGGCGGAACGGTTTGGCGGGGTGCTGTTATCCGAAATTTATGACGACGTCACGCTGGATGACGCGCCGTACTTCTCCGCACTATACGGCCCGGCGCGTCATGCCATTGTGGTGGCGGATCTGTCGCTGGTGCGCGAACAGCTGGCCGGCCTGGACGATTGCCCGGAAGATCTCTACCTGATCGAAGGGGATCCGCAATCGTTCGACGACAGCGTGTTCGAAGCGGAAGAGCTGGAAAAAGCGGTGGTGGTGAAAATCGCCGAGCGCCAGTGGCGCTATTCGCGCTTCCCTGAGGTGCCGTTGTTCGGCCGCGCCGCACGCGAGCAGCGGCTGGAGGGGTTGCGTGAAGAGCGCGAGCAACTGGCCGAGCAGTACGCCACGCTGTCGTTTGACGTGCAGAAGATTCAGCGCCTGCATCAGGCGTTCAGCCGCTTTATCGGCAGCCACCTGGCGGTGGTGTTCGAATCGGATCCGGAAGCGGAGATGCGTCAGATCGGCAGCCGACGCAGCGAGCTGGAACGCGCCATCAGCAATTTCGATAACGAAAATCAGCAGCAGCGTCAGCAGTACGAACAAGCCAAAGAGCAGGCCGGCATGCTGAACCGCCTGATTCCGCGCATCAGTCTGCTGTGCGACGACGCGCTGGCGGATCGGGTGGAAGCGCTGCGCGAAGAGCTGGACGAAGCCGAAGAGGCGGCCCGTTTCATGCAGCAGCACGGCGCGTCGCTGGTGAAACTGGAACCGCTGGCGGCGGTGTTGCAGAACGACCCGCAACAGCATGAGCAGATGCGCGAAGATTACGCGCAGGCGCAGGCGGCGCAGCGCGCCGCCAAACAGCAGGCGTTCGCCCTGACCGAAGTGGTGCAGCGCCGCGCGCATTTCAGCTACACCGATTCGGCGGGCATGCTGAACGCCAACGCCGATCTCAACGATAAACTGCGTCAGCGGCTGGAGCAGGCGGAGCAGGAACGTACCCGCGCCCGCGAGCAACTGCGTCAGCAGCAGGCGCAACTGACCCAGTACAGCCAGTTGCAGGCGTCGCTGAAGAGCTCTTATGACGCCAAACGCGACATGCTGAAGGAGCTGACGCAGGAGCTGTCGGACATCGGCGTGCGCGCCGATGCGGACGCCGAAGCGCGCGCCCGTCAGCGCCGCGACGAACTGCACGCGGCGCTGAGCGCCAACCGTTCCCGCCGCAATCAACTGGAGAAACAGATCACCTTCTGTGAAGCGGAAATGGACGGCCTGCAGAAGAAACTGCGCAAGCTGGAGCGAGATTACCACGTGATGCGTGAGCAGGTGGTGACCGCCAAAGCGGGCTGGTGTGCGGTGATGCGGCTGGTGAAAGACAACGGCGTCGAACGCCGTCTGCATCGTCGCGAACTGGCGTACATGAACGGCGACGATCTACGCTCTATGTCGGATAAGGCGCTGGGGGCGTTGCGCCAGGCGGTGGCGGACAACGAACATCTGCGCGATGTGCTGCGCATGTCGGAAGACCCGAAACGGCCGGAGCGCAAAGTACAGTTCTACATCGCGGTGTACCAGCATCTGCGCGAGCGTATCCGTCAGGATATCATCCGCACCGATGACCCGGTGGAAGCCATCGAACAGATGGAGATCGAGCTGAACCGGCTGACCGAAGAGCTGACCGCCCGCGAGAAGACGCTGGCGATCAGTTCCCGCAGCGTGGCGAACATCATCCGCAAGACCATTCAGCGCGAGCAGAACCGCATCCGCATGCTCAACCAGGGGCTGCAGGCGGTCGCGTTCGGTCAGGTGAAGAGCGTGCGGCTGAACGTCAACGTCCGTGAGACCCACACCACGCTGCTCAATGTGCTGTCCGAGCAGCAGGAACTGCATCAGGACCTGTTCAACAGTACCCGCCTGACCTTCTCCGAAGCGCTGGCGAAGCTGTATCAGCGCCTGAACCCGGAAATCGACATGGGGCAGCGCACGCCGCAGACCATCGGCGAAGAGCTGCTGGATTACCGCAACTATCTGGAGATGGAAGTGGAAGTCAACCGCGGCGCCGACGGCTGGCTGCGCGCCGAGAGCGGGGCGCTGTCCACCGGCGAGGCCATCGGTACCGGGATGTCGATTCTGGTGATGGTGGTGCAGAGCTGGGAAGAAGAATCCCGTCGCCTGCGTGGCAAGGACATTTCGCCGTGCCGTCTGCTGTTCCTCGACGAAGCGGCGCGTCTGGACGCCAAATCCATCGCCACCTTGTTCGAACTGTGCGAACGGCTGGAAATGCAGCTGATTATCGCCGCGCCGGAGAACATCAGCCCGGAAAAAGGCACCACCTACAAGCTGGTGCGAAAAGTGTTCCAGAACCACGAGCACGTGCACGTGGTCGGGCTGCGCGGATTTGGCGCCGAAACGAAAGAGAATCTGCCGACGCCGTAA
- a CDS encoding NAD(P)/FAD-dependent oxidoreductase yields MNINALPLDANINGWSAMLPPRVAKPALRQSITADWLVIGAGYAGLAFARRIAENRPHEQVVVLDAVDVDDSASARNSGFAIDLPHNIGSSTAELEKAANYRRLLHAGLAQLETLIARYGIDCDWNRHGKYHCIVRPELNGLLEQYTHELQALSEPYQLLQGDALARKLGTSYYHAAIHTPNCVLLNPAALVRGLVDSLPDNVTLYERLPALEIQPGKTVRVRTPYGEVRARQLMVATNGCARQLPMFSRQVVGLSTFATLTEPLTAEQQQRIGQIDEWGMTPANAIAGATLRYTRDHRFLIRQHVTYVPSYTVTSRYTAEITRRHQAIFLSRFPQLAEVSIAHTWSGMISVTRNGAPGWGKYSDNLYAAVGCNGAGISKQTIAGSTLADLATGVDNPLIADMQALGQPSYIPPRPLLDMGVRGSILKERWLGRKE; encoded by the coding sequence TTGAATATCAATGCATTACCTCTGGATGCCAACATCAATGGCTGGTCGGCGATGTTGCCGCCGCGAGTAGCGAAGCCGGCGCTGCGCCAGTCGATCACCGCCGACTGGCTGGTGATTGGCGCAGGTTACGCCGGGCTGGCGTTTGCCCGCCGGATAGCGGAAAACCGCCCGCATGAGCAGGTGGTGGTGTTGGATGCCGTTGACGTCGATGACAGCGCGTCCGCGCGCAATTCCGGGTTCGCCATCGACCTGCCGCACAATATCGGCAGTTCCACCGCGGAACTGGAAAAAGCCGCCAACTATCGCCGCCTGCTGCACGCCGGGTTAGCGCAACTGGAAACGCTCATCGCTCGTTACGGCATTGATTGCGACTGGAACCGCCACGGTAAGTATCATTGTATTGTTCGTCCTGAACTGAATGGATTGCTGGAACAGTACACCCACGAATTGCAGGCGTTGTCAGAACCCTACCAGCTATTGCAGGGCGATGCGCTGGCTCGCAAGCTGGGTACGTCCTATTACCATGCGGCGATCCATACGCCAAATTGCGTGTTGCTTAACCCGGCGGCATTGGTACGGGGGCTGGTGGATAGCCTGCCCGACAACGTAACGCTGTATGAGCGCTTGCCGGCGCTGGAGATTCAGCCCGGCAAAACGGTGCGGGTGCGCACGCCTTACGGCGAGGTGCGTGCCAGGCAGTTGATGGTGGCGACTAACGGCTGCGCCCGGCAACTGCCGATGTTCTCCCGTCAGGTGGTGGGGTTGTCGACGTTTGCCACGCTTACTGAACCGCTGACGGCGGAGCAGCAACAGCGTATCGGCCAGATTGACGAGTGGGGGATGACGCCGGCCAATGCCATTGCGGGCGCCACGCTGCGCTATACCCGCGATCACCGCTTCCTGATTCGCCAGCATGTGACCTATGTGCCGAGTTACACTGTCACGTCACGCTACACCGCGGAGATAACGCGACGACATCAGGCGATCTTCCTGTCCCGCTTCCCGCAACTGGCCGAGGTGTCGATCGCCCATACCTGGTCCGGCATGATCAGCGTCACTCGTAATGGTGCGCCGGGTTGGGGAAAATACAGTGATAATCTGTATGCCGCCGTGGGGTGCAACGGCGCCGGCATCTCTAAGCAGACCATTGCCGGCAGCACGCTGGCGGACCTGGCGACCGGCGTCGATAATCCGCTGATTGCCGATATGCAGGCGCTAGGTCAACCCAGCTATATTCCGCCGCGTCCGTTGCTCGATATGGGCGTGCGCGGCAGTATTCTGAAAGAACGTTGGTTGGGGCGGAAGGAATAA
- a CDS encoding cyanophycin synthetase — MNYPFVSALLSEIAPTLGIQIEFEPEFNFVGEIIFPDGKTHLFKNTNLNLNPSASSAIAQDKFYTKYLLQKKGFNVPRGKTFFSKALNKKLARENRRGIEDAAQFAGSLGLPVFVKPNNLSQGAGVTKVYEMQSMSAICRRLFSRTDVLLVEQECQGRDYRVVVLGDTVISAYERFPLAVYGDGNQTVQQLLVATQHTLPLHGRPSSQIDPRDPRIDIKLADLGLNRKTILPAGQKTFLLDNANLSTGGTSVDITDAIHHSFAALAIAATESLGLRLAGVDIICHDLSTDAGAQLWNIIEINSVPGLNNYAALGPHQLARVKALYRAILLQIQQDNAIQKPESG; from the coding sequence ATGAATTATCCCTTTGTTTCCGCTTTGCTATCAGAAATAGCCCCCACATTAGGCATTCAGATCGAGTTCGAGCCGGAATTCAACTTCGTCGGTGAAATAATATTTCCTGACGGAAAGACACATCTATTTAAAAACACCAATCTCAACCTTAACCCTTCCGCCTCTTCAGCTATCGCACAGGACAAGTTCTACACCAAATATCTTCTTCAAAAGAAAGGATTTAACGTACCGCGAGGGAAAACATTTTTTTCGAAAGCACTCAATAAAAAACTGGCGCGGGAGAACCGAAGAGGCATTGAAGACGCCGCGCAGTTTGCCGGGTCGCTGGGGCTCCCGGTGTTTGTTAAACCCAACAACCTGAGCCAGGGCGCTGGGGTAACGAAAGTTTATGAGATGCAATCGATGTCGGCCATCTGCCGCCGCCTTTTTTCCCGCACGGATGTGCTGCTGGTGGAGCAGGAATGCCAAGGCCGGGATTACCGGGTGGTGGTGCTGGGTGACACCGTTATTTCGGCGTACGAACGATTTCCGCTGGCGGTCTATGGCGACGGCAACCAGACTGTCCAGCAACTGCTGGTCGCGACGCAGCATACTCTGCCCCTGCACGGGCGCCCCAGTAGCCAGATTGATCCACGCGACCCACGCATTGATATCAAACTGGCCGACCTGGGTCTGAACCGGAAAACCATTCTGCCGGCGGGGCAAAAAACATTTCTGCTGGATAACGCCAATCTCTCCACCGGCGGCACCTCGGTGGATATTACCGACGCCATTCACCACAGTTTTGCCGCGCTGGCGATTGCCGCCACCGAGTCGTTAGGGCTTCGTCTCGCCGGCGTTGATATTATTTGCCATGACTTATCTACAGATGCCGGTGCGCAACTCTGGAATATTATCGAAATCAATTCCGTACCGGGGTTAAACAATTATGCCGCGCTGGGGCCGCACCAGTTGGCGCGAGTTAAAGCGCTTTACCGGGCCATCCTGCTGCAAATACAACAGGACAACGCCATACAAAAGCCTGAATCTGGCTGA
- the cueO gene encoding multicopper oxidase CueO, with the protein MRRREFIKLSAMLGVSSLLPWWSRSAWAAERPALPVPPLLAPDAGGNITLKLQTGSMRWLPGMDTATWGVNGGFLGPALQLEQGQAVTLNVTNTLPETTTLHWHGLEIPGDADGGPQAEIAPGKTWTAAFRVAQPAATAWFHPHTHGVTGLQVAMGLGGLILIQDTASRALSLPSQWGVDDIPLILQDKRLDAKGQIDYQLDVMSAAVGWFGEVMLTNGARYPQHAAPRGWLRLRILNGCNARSLTLAASDGRALYVIGSDGGLLAEPVQVSALSVLMGERFEVLVDARDGKAFDMVTLPVTQMGMSVPPFDQPVPVLRIQPTLQPGAGTLPETLAALPALPSTSGLKTRQLQLAMDPQLDMLGMQALMQRYGMQAMAGMDMTGHGAMQGMSHGGEMNMSSSAMQHGGMNMNHGAMKQGGMNHGGMNHQTGQAPLDILSGNRINGVAFQMGQPMFDVRRGDVEVWNISGQGDMMLHPFHIHGTRFRILSENGKPPAAHRRGWKDIVHVEGSHSEVLVQFNHPAPKERAFMAHCHLLEHEDTGMMMSFTVS; encoded by the coding sequence ATGCGTCGCCGCGAGTTTATCAAATTGAGCGCTATGCTGGGAGTATCCAGTCTGCTGCCCTGGTGGAGCCGTTCCGCATGGGCCGCCGAACGGCCGGCTTTGCCGGTGCCGCCATTGCTGGCGCCGGATGCGGGCGGCAATATCACCCTGAAATTGCAGACCGGCAGCATGCGTTGGCTGCCGGGCATGGATACCGCCACCTGGGGCGTTAACGGTGGTTTTTTGGGGCCGGCGTTGCAACTGGAGCAAGGGCAGGCGGTGACCCTCAACGTCACCAATACTCTGCCTGAAACCACCACGCTGCACTGGCATGGACTGGAGATTCCAGGCGATGCCGATGGCGGCCCGCAGGCGGAGATCGCGCCGGGCAAAACCTGGACCGCGGCGTTCCGGGTAGCGCAACCAGCGGCGACGGCGTGGTTTCATCCGCATACCCACGGGGTGACCGGTCTTCAGGTAGCGATGGGGCTGGGCGGCCTGATTTTGATTCAGGACACCGCCAGCCGGGCGTTGTCGCTGCCGTCGCAGTGGGGCGTGGACGATATTCCGTTGATCCTGCAGGACAAACGTCTGGATGCGAAAGGGCAGATTGATTACCAGTTGGATGTGATGTCGGCAGCGGTCGGCTGGTTTGGCGAGGTGATGCTGACCAACGGCGCGCGCTATCCGCAGCATGCCGCGCCGCGCGGGTGGCTGCGCTTGCGGATCCTGAACGGTTGTAACGCGCGATCGCTGACGCTGGCGGCCAGCGACGGCCGAGCGCTGTATGTGATTGGCAGCGATGGCGGTCTGCTGGCGGAGCCGGTGCAAGTGAGCGCATTGAGCGTGCTGATGGGCGAGCGCTTTGAGGTATTGGTGGATGCGCGTGACGGTAAGGCGTTCGATATGGTGACGCTACCGGTTACGCAGATGGGGATGAGCGTGCCGCCGTTTGATCAGCCCGTGCCGGTATTGCGTATTCAGCCAACGCTGCAACCCGGTGCCGGCACGTTGCCGGAAACGCTGGCGGCACTGCCGGCGCTGCCGTCAACCTCGGGGCTGAAAACGCGCCAGCTACAGCTGGCGATGGATCCGCAGCTCGACATGTTGGGCATGCAGGCGCTGATGCAGCGCTATGGCATGCAGGCCATGGCAGGCATGGATATGACGGGGCACGGTGCGATGCAAGGGATGTCGCATGGCGGCGAGATGAATATGTCATCATCCGCAATGCAGCACGGCGGTATGAACATGAATCATGGCGCCATGAAGCAGGGAGGCATGAACCACGGCGGTATGAACCACCAGACAGGGCAGGCGCCGTTGGATATCCTGTCCGGCAACCGCATCAATGGCGTGGCGTTCCAGATGGGGCAGCCGATGTTTGACGTCCGACGCGGCGATGTTGAGGTGTGGAACATTTCCGGGCAAGGCGACATGATGCTGCATCCCTTTCATATTCACGGCACCCGTTTTCGCATCCTGTCGGAAAATGGCAAACCGCCCGCCGCACACCGGCGTGGCTGGAAAGACATTGTGCATGTGGAAGGATCGCACAGCGAGGTGCTGGTGCAGTTCAATCATCCGGCGCCGAAAGAGCGGGCATTTATGGCGCACTGCCATTTGCTGGAGCATGAAGACACCGGCATGATGATGTCGTTTACCGTATCCTGA
- a CDS encoding winged helix-turn-helix transcriptional regulator translates to MLKSCASPYSHANCPSRFLLEQIADKWSVLVLGALCEKPLRFNEIKRSLEGITQKALTQCLRKLERNGIVERRVLAFSPIAVEYHITPLGHTLKEPFRALYRWTVEYLPQVAQAREVFDQRQEEQARAMSDASA, encoded by the coding sequence ATGCTGAAATCTTGCGCATCCCCTTACTCCCACGCCAACTGCCCCAGCCGTTTTTTGCTGGAACAGATCGCCGATAAATGGTCGGTGCTGGTGCTGGGCGCGCTGTGTGAGAAGCCGCTGCGCTTTAACGAAATCAAGCGCAGCCTGGAAGGCATCACGCAAAAGGCGCTGACGCAGTGTCTGCGAAAGCTGGAACGCAACGGCATTGTGGAACGCCGGGTGTTGGCCTTCTCGCCGATTGCGGTGGAGTACCACATCACGCCGCTCGGGCATACCCTAAAAGAGCCGTTTCGGGCGCTTTACCGCTGGACGGTGGAATACCTGCCGCAGGTAGCGCAGGCGCGGGAAGTCTTTGATCAACGTCAGGAAGAACAGGCCAGAGCGATGTCCGACGCCAGCGCGTAA
- a CDS encoding NADH:flavin oxidoreductase, which yields MANTDVLFRPFTLKTLELKNRIVMAPMTRSFAPEGIPGDDIAAYYRRRAEGEVGLILSEGTVVDRPGSRNHPGIPFFHGERALNGWQKVINEVHAAGGKMGPQIWHVGSAPYPGVEWEADYIESPSGLFSPEVERGHAMTDEDIADTISAFGCAAADAKRLGFDTLELHGAHGYLIDQFFWGGTNQRADAFGGATVKQRARFAAEVVKSVREAVGPDFPLILRVSQWKQQDYSARLAPTPLALEDWLAPLVSAGVDILHCSQRRFWEPEFPDVDGENGLNFAGWAKKVTGAATISVGSVGLSDEFFSAFAGKGSNPAGLDKLLERMARDEFDLIAVGRALLTDPNWAAKVRQQELEALKGFEPASLGQLV from the coding sequence ATGGCCAATACTGATGTTCTGTTCCGTCCTTTTACGCTGAAAACACTGGAATTAAAAAACCGTATTGTGATGGCGCCGATGACCCGCAGCTTCGCACCTGAGGGTATTCCGGGCGATGATATTGCCGCCTATTACCGCCGCCGGGCGGAGGGCGAGGTGGGGTTGATTCTGTCGGAAGGCACCGTGGTGGATCGTCCCGGTTCGCGCAACCACCCCGGCATTCCGTTCTTCCACGGCGAACGCGCGCTGAACGGCTGGCAGAAAGTCATTAACGAGGTTCATGCCGCCGGCGGCAAAATGGGGCCGCAGATATGGCACGTCGGTTCGGCACCGTATCCCGGTGTGGAGTGGGAAGCGGATTACATCGAAAGCCCGTCCGGTTTGTTCTCGCCGGAGGTAGAGCGCGGTCATGCCATGACCGATGAAGATATTGCCGATACCATTTCCGCGTTTGGCTGCGCCGCTGCCGACGCGAAACGTCTGGGCTTTGATACGCTGGAGCTGCACGGCGCGCACGGCTACCTGATTGACCAGTTCTTCTGGGGAGGAACCAACCAGCGTGCCGATGCGTTCGGCGGCGCGACGGTCAAACAACGCGCACGGTTTGCCGCTGAGGTGGTGAAGAGCGTCCGCGAAGCGGTGGGGCCGGATTTCCCGCTGATTCTGCGCGTCAGTCAGTGGAAACAGCAGGATTACAGCGCCCGTCTGGCGCCGACTCCGCTGGCGCTGGAAGACTGGCTGGCGCCGCTGGTGTCCGCCGGTGTGGATATTCTGCACTGTTCCCAGCGTCGTTTCTGGGAACCGGAATTCCCGGATGTGGATGGCGAGAACGGCCTGAACTTCGCCGGCTGGGCGAAGAAAGTGACCGGTGCGGCCACGATCAGCGTGGGTTCCGTCGGGCTGTCGGATGAATTCTTCAGCGCCTTTGCCGGCAAAGGCTCCAACCCGGCTGGTCTCGATAAGCTGCTGGAACGCATGGCACGTGATGAGTTTGATTTGATCGCGGTGGGGCGTGCGCTGCTGACCGATCCAAACTGGGCGGCGAAAGTCCGTCAGCAGGAACTGGAAGCCCTCAAAGGGTTCGAGCCGGCGTCTCTCGGCCAGTTGGTGTAA
- a CDS encoding NUDIX hydrolase, with translation MFLFSPQDSTYTRMLCQFEFQAQQEGITRQTMAAAVVFRGGILLVRRSANDPVQPGHWEIPGGSREPGDHNLLATLMRELQQETGLRLRYIRHYLGFFDYLAPVNEKVRQWNFLVDVMQEEVCLNDQEHDAWQIVRQSTDIPEDCSISEESRFVVNAAIRML, from the coding sequence ATGTTTTTGTTTTCACCCCAGGACAGCACCTACACCAGGATGTTGTGTCAGTTTGAATTTCAGGCGCAACAGGAAGGGATTACCCGTCAGACAATGGCTGCCGCAGTAGTATTCCGGGGCGGAATCCTGCTGGTACGCCGCAGCGCCAACGATCCGGTGCAGCCCGGCCACTGGGAGATCCCCGGCGGCAGCCGCGAGCCCGGCGATCACAACCTGCTTGCCACGCTGATGCGAGAATTGCAGCAAGAAACCGGCCTGCGGTTACGTTATATCCGCCACTATCTGGGTTTTTTCGATTATCTGGCGCCGGTTAACGAGAAAGTTCGCCAGTGGAATTTTTTGGTCGACGTGATGCAGGAAGAGGTGTGTCTGAACGACCAAGAGCACGATGCCTGGCAGATCGTCCGTCAGTCTACGGATATTCCGGAAGACTGCTCCATCAGCGAAGAGAGCCGCTTTGTCGTCAACGCCGCGATTCGGATGTTATAG